Below is a window of Rhodamnia argentea isolate NSW1041297 chromosome 11, ASM2092103v1, whole genome shotgun sequence DNA.
actaattaaaaagcagtcatttcttcaattaactGCTGTGAATTGATTTTTGTGCTGATCCTTGGGACCGAAGGCGTTAAGAAGAATAGGTTCGTTTGGAGACAGCCGTTATAGCTATGACAATGGGCCAAATAGCCCTCCGACCGCCTACTGTTCTCGGCCTCAAGGGTCTATCAACTCAGCCCAGTTCAGGTActgcaaaaattctcaaaaacaGTCGAATTGAAGCTTctctttcatgaaaaaaaaaaatatttctttttcgtAGGATTGGGCGTTGGCAAACACGTTGGTGAGACCAACACGCTTCTTCAGCGACGAGGACTTGACGAGGGAAATAACGTTGTCCGATTGAAATTATGGATCTGTTTGAAGGGTTACTGTTATATCCGAGGATGATAAGCTACTTGACAAGGACTTTATTTTGTGGATGACCGAGAGAAATCCGCCGGGCCAAGTGCTGGAGATCAAAGGGTCAGATCATATGGTCATGATGTACAAGCCCACCCAATTGCCGACCCTCCTTCAACACATTGCCGGTTCTACCCACGTCTAATATGCACTCCCCTTtactagacctgtcaaaatgagttgtaaactcatttcttaacgCATGTATGATGAACCTAATTGTTATATATactagttatattcaataaaaaggtcacaaatgagtttaaatataatgtgagtgttttctttttgtcgaaaCATAGTATGAGTATTAAATGGGCTATAAACGGATTGTAAACgaatcataaatgagtttacaacTTATTCGAACTCAACCCACTTTGTAACTTTCTCTTCGATCTCTCTCGCCCTCACTCGCTCCGCATTCTCATCTAAATCTAAGTAtgaattttcttagattggattaaatatagaagtgatTTTAGGAACATGTGTCGGTCGAATATAAGTTGCTAGATTTGCATTATAATAAATGGGTcacaaataaattaaatagaTTTATTTGGGTCGAATTATGTTTTATCAAACCCAACCCACTCAATCTACCCGTTTGATGGGTTTACCTACGATATATTGATGCTTAGAATGTATTTCTCTGACTGCTAGTAAGAAGATTACCATGCCATAATGATCTGCTTTCATTTAGAATTGGATTAATCGAAAGAAATCTGGCGTGCGTGCGAATGGATGTAGGTATAAACAATGGGCTTAACCAAAAGCTCCATTCATATTATCACTTTATTCAAATGGCTAGCCTCCCCTATCTCCACCACGAGCCCTTCGACGGCAGCAGAGTTAGCAACCGCACCGACAGAGGTTGAGTAGCCGGTGAGGGTGGCGAGGTCGATGAGCGGGATGCCTTCGGCTTGAGTGGCTGCGAGCTTGGGCTTGCGCTCGACGTCTTGTATGAAGGCCGGATCGACctctcccattttctttttcttgataaagATCGTGAGTGCGATCTTGGGTCAATGTGAGTTTGTGACCGATCAGGAAagatcaaatctttttttttttttttttggtgccgTGGGCGACATCGAAGCAGTTATAGAGGAGCATATTTATAGTGGACATTGTGGCGGCTGATGCACGATTGAACCTGGACGGAGGTAACTATGGAGTGACAAGGATGGTTTCGGGACATGCAGAAAATTATGAGGAGAAATGCAAGACGAGGACATAGAGTTCGTGAATCTTGACGTAAGAGCTTGAGGTAGTTTTGTTCGGGGTGTTTTTGTAAATAATTGATTCCTGATTTCATCATATGTTGTTGAAAAGTACTTGAGATGTGATACGATGGGTGCACAAGATAATCTTGAGCAAAATGTGCTAAAACAAGATGTAATTTCAAAGAGTGATCAAGAGAACCATTCCAAATGTTTTCTTCTATTGAATATACAATGGTgtattcgacaaaaaaaaaaaaaaagaatatacaaTGGTGTAGACCAACTAATTActgaattaaaatttcaagtgtAATGAAATCACCcagatatgaaaaatatttgggaAAGATCATAGAAAAAGTCCAATACTTATTATAtagatgtcaatttagtcataaactttctaatttaTTCGATTtattcataaacattttgacaatttgtcaatatagttttttcgatcaattttaacaaaaaatctcTAACATGGACGCTAGTCATCTTACGTTGCATGGTCGATACCGACGtgaacaaattttgaaaaaatgtttaaatattttttgattatttttatatttgcgTCTGCTAGTCCATGGCCTCAAAGGAGGTCACCGGCCCAGGCAAGGGTGCCGCCGCCCTCGTCGGATGTGGGTAGGGGTAAGCGACACCCTCACTTGATCTGGTTAGCATGGGCATGCCCAAATCCGGCGAGGGCCCACGAGCCATTGTctagtggtcggcgagggtgaTGCGGCcttcattaaaagaaaagaaaaaaaattaaaaatgaaaaaaatgagaaggaaaactagaaaaattattaaatgtaTTGCAAAACTTGTCTATGACAGCGCCGGTCATACCACGTAAAACAATCAAtattcacgtcggcgatttacgagttaaaattggtcgaaagaataaattgacaaattgtcaaaatgttttgcattaaattgatcaaattaaaagtttatggctgaattgatatTTGTGAGatagttttatgactttttttttttccaattattccGAAAAATATATGATGGGCTAGGCTGTCTCTTCATGATTGCTTGTTGTCCAATCCTTAGcacaaaggaaagaaatttccgaTAAACCACTTTTCTTTGGACAATATTTCGACCTCGTGCCAGAATATGTTGAGTGAGTGACAAACCCAACCCGGCATCGAATGCCGGCATCTCAAATCACGTTATAGTCCCCGGAAAGAAGGCCATCAACCATGGAGTGTGAtgttttccaccaaaaaaaaaaaaaaaaccacgaatTGTGATGTTCAAAGAAGTAAAAGGTTTTTTCGTTAAGCACCgttttgttttatgaaaaatgactgatttaaaaaatattttcctaaaacgaCCACttgtatttttataaaaatgaatgaatgaaaaaatattttcgccatccacgaaaatatttagacacagATTGttgttgacaaattttttttttacgttaattaattatttcatacGATAAAAACAaacctttttgaaaaaatattttctaaattatttattttcatgaaataaaatggagcCTTAATGTTTTGAGCTATCGTGTGGGAATAGTTCCCTTATAGTTCTCTTTGTTTGGAGCGCAACGAAGACAATTTACTaatcgaaataaaaaaagttaatgaTATCCAGTCCTGCATCTCCAAAAGtcaaaatggttatttttcttttttgaccaaaatggTTATGTTTGGAAGAAATACGCAGTCCTTCATTGTATTAAGCCTCATCAGGTCTGCTATCTCATCTTCTTTCAGGTAATCACAACTTCAATTCAAAAGCAGGAACATCATAGGATTGCACAGGAAGCTAATTTTCACACTGCTTACAGTTCTCATCTTCCATCTCTGCTTCAACCCAATTGAAGCAGCGAAAACTGGTAGCAAGCACTTCGTGCTGGTCCATGGGGCATGTCACGGAGTGTGGTGCTGGTACAAGGTGGCGACATCACTGGGATCATTCAGTCACAACATCACGACGATCGATTTGGGCACTTTTGGCGTCGACCCAATTCAGGCTAGCTCGCTTTGATCGATTTCTGACTACTAAGAGATGTCATGGAAGGCCTATCTTCAAGCGAGCGAGTGATCCTTGTTGGCCATAGCTTGGGTGGATTGGCTCTTTCTCATGTCATGGAGGGATACCCAAAGAAGATTGCAGTTGCTGTGTTTGTTACCGCCTTGATGCCTGGTCTGATACTTAATGTCACTACGGTCAACGCCGAGGTACGATAATTTTGAACTGATACCGTCGTCGATGTGATTTTCTCTATTAGAATTTAATTCGGGTGACATAGTAATAGCAAATCAAACGAAATTAGTACATGAACTACCTAAATCGATCAGTTCTGTGGCAATTCGTTTCATTTGGagcttttccttttaattttattctcATGAGAAGTCAAAACTAATCAAAAAGCAGTTATTTCCTCAATTAACTGGTGTAATGACTTTTctgttgtttcttgttcttggaGATAGCCGCTATAGCTATGGCAATGGGCCAAACAACCCTCCGACCGTCTACACGCTCGGCCCGATGTTCTTGGCCTCAAGGGCCTATCAACTCAGCCCAGTTCAGTTACTGCAAAAATCGTcaaaaacaatcaaattgaagcttctctttcatttcgacaaaaaaaaaaaaaaaggcttctctttcatgaaaataactttttttcccttccgaTAGGATTGGACATTGGCCAACACGTTGATGAGAGCGCAACGCTTGTTCAACGATGAGGACTTGACGAGGGAAATAACATTGTCGGACCAAAATTACGGGTCGGTCCGAAGGGTTGCTGTTATATCCGAGGATGATAAGCTGATTGAAAAAGACTTCATGCTATGGATGATCGAGAGGAATCCGCTGGACCAAGTGCTGGAGATCAAAGGGTCAGATCATATGGTCATGATGTCCAAGCCCACGCAACTGCTGGCTCTCCTTCAACACATTGCAGATACTACCCATTACTAATATGTTCTGGGCCTGTGGCCTCCGACATAATCTTGCTCAGCGTTTATTTTTCTGGATGCCAATAAGATTTCCACACCATAATGATCCGTTCTTATGAAGAGTTGGATTAATCTGAAGAAATCCCACATGCATACGATTGGATGTCGATGTAACAAAGGGCTTAATCACAAGCTCGATGCATATCATCATATAATACAAATGTGCTAGTCCCCTCCGCTGCAGTAACAATTTATTGTTCATGCAGTATGATGTCCCACTCCATTTCACAAATCATGCCCATCATTGCTTTATTCGATCCTAGTTCACGATCAATCACTCTGATAACTTGAAATGGTCGATTTGGATATTCTCGACATCCTGCTTCTTGTAGTCGCTGCGGTTTCTCGTCGCGAAGAACACTCCCCAGTTGAACTCCTTGTACTTGGGAGGATTCTCCTCGTTCGTTATCTCGTCCAGTGGCTTCACCGAGACGTGATGCccagggaagaagaaaaacggAATGGAGAACCTCTCCTTCTGTGTGTTAACCACCACTCTGTGCTCCGCACTCCAGTACAAGTCGTTTGTCCAAACCTGCACGAAAAGATTATCCTTAGGTCATTTAATAGGAGCGGCAAATCAACTTAGTTCCTATTATCTATCGGTATGCAAGTAGTGTGCCAGTTCCATCCTTTAGTCATTCACATCAGAGTCGTCCGAAAAGAGCAAAGTAAATATGAATGTTCACTAAATTTTTCAAGCAGCAGATGCTCAATAGCCCTTCTTAGATGGTGACTTCTCATTTCATAGGTTGAAAGAAGTAATTTCCTGATCATAGCAAGGAGGGCATGTACAACTACCGATAATTTTGTTTTGGTTGCAAAATACCACACATATCAAATGTGTGATGATTATTTCAGGAGATATGCATATCTGTATTCAAGCAAGTACGTGAACCTGATTGCTACAAGGTGCAGATGACGCATCAAATTAATCCACCAAGAATCCTGGTGATATCGCAGTCCATGCATGTTCCACCGAAAACCGTATTTGTTCCTTTTGTCATGAATTTCGAGTCCTCTGACATAAATGTCATCGTGCTCCACCACAGAGCATTCACAGTTTTGCCTATACAGGACTGGTGCCATGCATTTTCTGTATCGACTTCATCACAACAGCCTACTCTGCTTCACTAGCAGTCAATCGAGGAAACAGAGAGGCCGTTTCTAAACAATACCTGCATAGCATTGCCAAGATTGATCACATAAGCATCCGGTACCGGCCTTACTGAAACCCACTCTCCGTCCGACCTCCGCTGTATCTGGAGCCCTCCTACGGAGTCTTGGGAAAGAACGGTCAGGGCCCCACCATCCTTGTGTCGGCCAACCCCGAGAGCCAACTCAGGCTGAGGGCACGGAGGATAGTGATTGAACCTGAGAAAGCTGGTCTGCTCTTGGAAGTAGCCATTAAATCTATCCGCCGGCAAACCCAAACTCAGAGAGATCAGTTCCAGCAACTTGAACGCAAGTTTCTCCACTTCTCTTGCATACTCCTCACATGTCTCTCTGCACCAATTAAGTTAAAATGAAGCCTCACAAGCCTAACTAACATCGATGCCGGAACAAACTGCACTGGCATACTaacatttcaattcaaaatttttagcttGGATCCTACGAATCTGTCTATATTTTTTAGACATAAAATCTTCGACATTTGTCGATCGAGTCCAAGTTTCTTACACTTATAAACACTCGTGACTGTTCAAGTACGTCGCTCCCACTGAACTGACATAAACTGGTATTGGTCACCCATCAAGTCTAAAAGATAAACGAGCGAACTTTAAAGAGGCCACTTATCAGCAAGGAGAAGAGTAATCAGACAAACAATCATAATATCATTACCCGCAAGCACGTCTATTCTACAGAAACATTGATGAAATGATCAAGAGAAGTTCGAGCATGCACCTGAATTGTGGGGGGTTTTGAGGCCACTGATTGGTCAGCTCCCTCAGAGACTTGTCCTCAGGGTGAGACAGAGCAGGGATCAGAGTGGGGTCCTGcaagaagaaatcaaaaaccTCCTTCCAGTCCCTCACGTTCTTGGTGTGCTCGCTGTCGTGAAACCCCATGGGATGAACCTCGTCCCTCTTCACTTTCGTCTTCTCCTCCAGGGGCTGGTCGAAGAACTCTTTGGCCAGTTCCTCGACCCTCTTGCGGAGACCCAGTGGGACCCCATGGTTGATCACTTGGAAGAAACCCCACGTCTTGCACGCATTCCCAATCTCCGACGCGAGCTCTTCTCGGGTCCTGGTGGGCGAGTCAGAGAGGTCGATCGAGGGTATGCCTTCGCCTTCGACCATCTTGAGGTCTGGCCTGTGCTCGGCTTCCTGGATGAAGGCAGAGTCAAGAGCTCCCATGGTGGGTGTATATGTAGGGGCAGAGACGGAGGGGCGGGGCAATGATTTGGGAGCAGCGGCAAATAGAGAGTTGGTGAAGAAATAGCCAGCATGCTTGTGTGAGTGGGTTTTGAAGACCGTCGTGTGTTCGTTGAATCTGGACAAGTCATACGGTGCAGAGGGAATCTACAGGGTTTTGGTAGCTAATTTCAGACACATTATTGTCTTCGTTTGGTGGCTAACTAAGAAAATGGACGTAGTTTGCCGGTCTCTTTCTCTGGCTCTTCAGGTAATTACATGGGAGGGACATGTGTGTCTGTTTGGTTGCCCGTCCTTTTCTTCTAGAAGCAATCAAAAGGAGAGAATAGAAAAGCAGACAGTGCCCACACAGCGAAAGTAATTAGGGCCCGGCCCGCATTGAATTTCAACACCACAACCTATAGAAATGACTAGAGCTACGAGTGGGAATGATGGGAATCAGAAAATTGTGTCTCAGTCCGgccgaaaaagagagagaatcctAATGTCGATCCCATCTCTATGCCGAACGACCCCAAGCTGGATCACTTCGTTCCGGTCAGAGCAGAGGCAGGTTTTAATTGTCATGAAGATCAATAGCAAGACACTAGAGACAATTCCAAAGGTATTCCAACCAAAGTGTGTATATTTCTCAGCCGTAACATTAGCGATCGCATGGAATTGCCATCACATAATAGGttcattctttctcccactCGTGAGAGGACCTTGTGCATAAATGCCAACGAGATTTTGGACACGACCCTCCAACTCGAGGAAAGGAAAACATCGAATTAAGAGGTTTTTTCTGCTTCGTCAAAACATCCACATGGTATAGTGTACAATTCCAACGGTTGACATTCACAACCAAGTCGACATTGTGAGGAACTTcggtgaaaaaaaagaaaagctcctaTAATTCCAAATTCAAACAAATGCATAGCAGAAAAAAAGGTTTTAGGCAATAACCAGGTCTAGGACTAAACTATTTACAAGCGTCGGGATTTCATAAAAAACCAATGAAGACCGGAGAATAAGTTCCTCACGGAGCAGGCATTGAGGAAGAGATGACCACGTACGCCAGGTACTGCAGGCCGTCCTGAATTTTACTAACCGCTGTAGTCTGATTAGTTCGGAGATGCTCTGAGAAAGCACTGGCTTTCTCCTGGATCGATGCCTCATGAGGAACTTCATGTGAATCTGCAGTGGCCCCTTTTATAGCTACTGAATAAGCTTCAGCTACGTCGGAAATTC
It encodes the following:
- the LOC115735583 gene encoding methyl jasmonate esterase 1-like, producing MEGLSSSERVILVGHSLGGLALSHVMEGYPKKIAVAVFVTALMPGLILNVTTVNAELFPQLTGVMTFLLFLVLGDSRYSYGNGPNNPPTVYTLGPMFLASRAYQLSPVQDWTLANTLMRAQRLFNDEDLTREITLSDQNYGSVRRVAVISEDDKLIEKDFMLWMIERNPLDQVLEIKGSDHMVMMSKPTQLLALLQHIADTTHY
- the LOC115735582 gene encoding protein DMR6-LIKE OXYGENASE 1-like codes for the protein MGALDSAFIQEAEHRPDLKMVEGEGIPSIDLSDSPTRTREELASEIGNACKTWGFFQVINHGVPLGLRKRVEELAKEFFDQPLEEKTKVKRDEVHPMGFHDSEHTKNVRDWKEVFDFFLQDPTLIPALSHPEDKSLRELTNQWPQNPPQFRETCEEYAREVEKLAFKLLELISLSLGLPADRFNGYFQEQTSFLRFNHYPPCPQPELALGVGRHKDGGALTVLSQDSVGGLQIQRRSDGEWVSVRPVPDAYVINLGNAMQVWTNDLYWSAEHRVVVNTQKERFSIPFFFFPGHHVSVKPLDEITNEENPPKYKEFNWGVFFATRNRSDYKKQDVENIQIDHFKVSE